Proteins from a genomic interval of Panthera tigris isolate Pti1 chromosome A2, P.tigris_Pti1_mat1.1, whole genome shotgun sequence:
- the OXTR gene encoding oxytocin receptor has protein sequence MEGALAANWSAEAVNGSEAPPGAEGNRTAGPPQRNEALARVEVAVLCLILFLALSGNACVLLALRTTRHKHSRLFFFMKHLSIADLVVAVFQVLPQLLWDITFRFYGPDLLCRLVKYLQVVGMFASTYLLLLMSLDRCLAICQPLRALRRRADRLAVLATWLGCLVASAPQVHIFSLREVADGVFDCWAVFIQPWGPKAYITWITLSVYIVPVIVLAVCYGLISFKIWQNLRLKTAAAAAAEGQEGAAAAGSAGRAALARVSSVKLISKAKIRTVKMTFIIVLAFIVCWTPFFFVQMWSVWDANAPKEASAFIIAMLLASLNSCCNPWIYMLFTGHLFHELVQRFLCCSSSYLKGSRPGETSVSKKSNSSTFVLSRHSSSQRSSSQPSTV, from the exons ATGGAGGGCGCGCTTGCGGCCAACTGGAGCGCGGAGGCGGTCAATGGCAGCGAGGCGCCGCCGGGAGCCGAGGGCAACCGCACCGCCGGGCCCCCGCAGCGCAACGAGGCCCTGGCGCGCGTGGAGGTGGCCGTGCTGTGCCTCATTCTTTTCCTGGCGCTGAGCGGCAACGCGTGCGTGCTACTGGCGCTGCGCACCACGCGCCACAAGCACTCgcgccttttctttttcatgaagcACCTGAGTATAGCCGACCTGGTGGTGGCAGTGTTCCAGGTGCTGCCGCAACTGCTCTGGGACATCACTTTCCGCTTCTACGGGCCCGACCTGCTGTGCCGCCTGGTTAAGTACCTGCAGGTGGTGGGCATGTTCGCCTCCACCTACTTGCTGCTGCTCATGTCTCTCGACCGCTGCCTGGCCATCTGCCAGCCGCTGCGGGCGCTGCGTCGCCGCGCGGACCGCCTGGCGGTGCTCGCCACgtggctggggtgcctggtggccagCGCGCCCCAAGTGCACATCTTCTCGCTGCGCGAGGTGGCCGACGGCGTCTTCGACTGCTGGGCCGTCTTCATCCAGCCCTGGGGGCCCAAGGCCTACATCACGTGGATCACGCTCTCGGTCTATATCGTGCCTGTCATCGTGCTCGCCGTCTGCTACGGCCTCATCAGCTTCAAGATCTGGCAGAACTTGCGGCTCaagacggcggcggcggcggcggcggaggggcaggagggcgcggcggcggcgggcagCGCTGGGCGCGCGGCTCTGGCACGCGTCAGCAGCGTGAAGCTCATCTCCAAGGCCAAGATCCGCACCGTTAAGATGACCTTCATTATCGTGCTGGCCTTCATCGTGTGCTGGACGCCATTCTTCTTCGTTCAGATGTGGAGCGTCTGGGACGCCAATGCGCCCAAGGAAG CCTCGGCCTTCATCATAGCCATGCTCCTGGCCAGCCTCAACAGCTGCTGCAACCCTTGGATCTACATGCTCTTCACCGGCCACCTCTTCCACGAACTTGTACAGCGCTTCCTCTGCTGCTCCTCCAGCTACCTGAAGGGCAGCCGGCCGGGAGAGACCAGCGTCAGCAAAAAGAGCAACTCCTCCACCTTCGTCCTGAGCCGCCACAGCTCCAGCCAGAGGAGCTCCTCGCAGCCATCCACGGTGTGA